The DNA segment cctaagtggtacaacaatgggaccaattacatagggaggtgatgggttcttcaacattggaggcattcaagaagcagctggacagccaccagtctggtatgctttaatttggattcctgaattgatcCTATGACTCTGTGATTCTCTGAGCATCCACTGTTTTTTGAGAAAATGACACTAGATCCATAGCATTATGGAGGATACCAGATGGTACCCAGCTGCCAATACAGTTGACGCCAGTGCAACCTTAGGAAGTAAATAAAGAACCTTGCTACTGCCACTGCTAATAGTGAGCAGggctggtgctatcattaggccagctaggcagccgcctagggcgcagaccacagaggggcgcagtactgacctttgaggggcacagttttatacagattagttttttttaacccttggaaaaaatgcaactgaaataaatttagcagtttcaagttttgtgtttttcattttttctacaagacatctgtttttgaaaattgaatttagcaaatttttttggggggtgcaagtagttagccttgcctagggcacaaaatagcctggcaccggcactgataGTGAGTCCCATCTCCTAAGAAACTGTTGAAGAATTCCTCCTCCTTCTGAAGAAATTCAGTTTCTCTgccccaaaatatttatttatttatttatttatttatttatttattaaacttgtataccgccccatagccgaagctctctgggcggtttacaataactaaaaacaaatacaatttaaaatacatcttttaaaaaacaatttaaaacacaatttaaaaatttaaaacaatatagaacacatgctaaaatgcctgggagaagaggaaagtcttgacctggcgccgaaaaaataacagtgttggcgccaggcgcacctcgtcaaaaacatcattccataatttgggggccaccactgagaaggccctctcccttgttgccattctccgagcttccctcggagtaggcacccggaggagggcctttgatcttgaacgtagcgtacgggtgggttcgtatcgggagaggcgttccatcaagaaTTCCAAGAGGCGATTTGCACATAGTCCTTTCAACAGCACAAAGAGGACTCAAACTGTAACttcaatactactactactagcccACACTATATGGCTTCTCTAGCCCAGTTTTAATTGCCAGATGAGCTTAGGCAGTGGGCTttcaagggaaggagaggaaaagcaagcAAACAGAAGACAGCTTTGTTTTCTCATGGCAACTTCTGCTAAACCCATCACTGACATTGTGGATTTCTAAGTGTTACTGTAAACTAGATTGAGCATTTTACTTTTTTCATTAaagtataaatgctttaaataaatattttttcttaattcatTCACAATCACCTGCAAAGACACAGAACTCACAAACCTTGACACAAAAAAATGTGGGGAAATCTCCCAAAGACACTTGTTTGGGCCAGAGAGCCGCCTACATCCAAATATGATGTTTTGCATATATGAGTGTCTGTATGCAACCAGTCATGGCATTCATTTTATGAAACATAAGGAACAACATTTCTGTACTTGTCATCACTGGAGTAACTGTTTTGCTGCTAAGATATACAAGGAAGAGACTGATCCAGTGTGCTGGGAATGGGGAAACCGAACAGAGGTCAAGCGCATGAGGCATCAGTCAGGCTGACTCACCATGGAACCTCCatattttgcctgcctggtgccacATTCAGACCCTTTATTTATGACATGATGTGGGACAGTAACAGCAGCGTACTCTTTGCTGCAGATGGAAATGCTATCCTCTCAACCTCTCTGTGGCTGTTGCCCTGATTTATTTGTGGACATTGTTGGGAAAGGAGTGAGGCACTACATAGGGAACCCAGTGCAAGCTCTACTATAAGTAGCTCATTGGTCTATATTTAGCAATCATCAGTGAGAACTGCAgaaagttttacagtaaaaaaggtgaGTGAATGGTTCAATCATCACCTGAATAAATCAAGGGATGAGGTAGCTTTCCTTGCATTGTTATCCTTTTGTACCATTCCTAAATAAAGGATTTAAGATCCTGTCTTGAAATAATTTTTGGCAGTCCATGGCTCATAAGCCACTCCTCTTTTTCCCCTGAATTTCTCTCTTTAGATTATTAATTCATTgtgcaaaaagaaataaaatctaGAGTGCATTTGTTCAACACCATCCATACATCCTCATATGCCTTCCTCCCCATGTAAATTACACACAGCCTGAAAAAAAGCTCTGTGTGTATGACTAGCACCACTCTTTGAGGCCCCTAGCcataataacaattaaaaaattacAGCACATGAAAAAATAAGGCATGAAAAACAGAATGAATGGTTTGTTTAAATAATGAGCTGATGAGAGCGGGCACATTCATCACCTTTTAATCTTGTGCCACCAAATCCAATTTATTTTATTAGTATTTATGAACATTTAAACACTTTAATATGATAAAATTTATATCAGTTGTTAAAAGAAGTATTACCAAATCACTTCTCTTATTTACTTAAATTTGTAGCTCTAAGTGAAATTGTGTGGACAGTTTGGTCCAATGCACATAAATACAAGTTGTGAAACTTTTCAAATGCCAGAACATTAATAAGTGTCTGAATCTGAGTTCTCTTTTGAGCTTGAGGCCCAGGCCTAATGggcctcctgccctcccccctctgATTAGCCCTGTTGGCATGCAGCCTCCCACCACCCTCCTACTGCTGCATGTGGACCTCAGGGACAAAAAGACTGCCCGCTCCACCCTTGAACTAAACCCTGATCTATTTAGGCTTAACTCTTGTTTCTCTGTCTGAACCTGCCCCAGATAATTAGGTATGGTTTGTTTGGGGCCAACAAACCATCATCTgagaccatggtttgaagttggcttagtTTGTGTTGCTACACCTAAACTCAGCGTCCTCAATCCTAGTTTGAAGTATCAGTCTGCCCCTGCTGTCCACCTGGCTATTTAGACACAAGTAATGGAGCTGCTCATGCTAGTGTTATTGAAACTTTTTGTAGACTTCTCTGGTCCTTCCACAAAAAGTTGCCTAGCAGTATTTCCCCATCTACTTCCTCACTGATAAGCTTTCCTTCTCCAGCGTGGTGGCCACCTAGCTCTGCAGCAGTCTTGtaaagggaaaaaaattaaaataaaggaaCCATAAATGCTTTTACTCATATCTAAGAAGGACTCTATGTTAAAAGTGCATGTACACCCTTGCTCTTAGCAACTCAACCAGCACAACTGCACTTTTATCTAAAAGCTTCCCCAACTACCACCAGTCATCCATTCTCTTCCTACTaaatttgttttctgcaacaatcCACGCACACCCACCCTTTTTAATTCTAAGGACTCAAGTTATTGCTAACACTTCTTCTTCTTACTAGTACAGTTTTAGTACTGAAAAAATGGGTATTTTTTGAAAGAGTGGTCATAGCAGGAAAGTATTTTgtttggggggaggaaagggttaaccaAGGGAAGTTTGTCATTATGTTGCTTAGGAGCTTGCCAagagttctttttttcttttttgctccaTTTTGGCTGCTAGTTAGTAGCAAGAGAACTGGTGACAGGGTGATGCTAGTACCTCAGCTGTTGCAAAGCAATTCAGTATATCAGCAGGGCATTCACCGATAAGGGGACAACAAACCAGTGTAGGCaaaacaaactgtggtttgtgtTATCTCCATGCAGGatctggctttttcttggctAAAGAAAAgcatagtatgtgtgtgtgtacacacacacacactcactttctcactcactcactcactctcatacTCACCAGCTTTTGATTTGGATATTGAATAGATATAAAAGATGGGATACCTGATCTTAAACTAACCTCTATAGAAACTTTTTTGAAGTTCTACTGACATGTTTCCTTTCTGGTTTTGTGACAGGAAATAGTTCCTTGAAATTTTCAGAAAAGCTCACCAATTTCTAACTTGGCCTCTTTGCTTTATTTCACTATGGAGCATTAACTTTGTGACTCATCATTTTGGAACCAGTCAGTAGTTTCGAAAGACCATTTGCATCTAGGTATGTCTTCTGGTAATGCTTAGAAACAACAGGTTCATTTATTTCCTTGCACTCTGTATGGGTCAGCCTGATATAAAATAAGACTTGGGGTTAGTTTTGACTACATGCAGCCTTCAATAAGCCTTGATTCCGTGCATCTCACATTGCGGCTATGGTTAAACAAAGAGCATTAGTTTGTACACAGATTGGGGACTGTAAAGCTGGAGCACATTTTTATGTGCAAATCAAGGAAGGAGAGCAGAGCAGGGGACTCTTCCCATTTTGCATGTCCACATGCACACTCTCCCTCAGGTTCAGGATCAGCCTCTTGGACATTGCATTGCCACCTGGATTACTGGAGTGGGTTATATGTGAGACTGCCTTGGAAAAGGGCCTggaaatttcagttggtctaaAATAAGGCAGCAAGACTACTAAATGGAACTATTACGCCACTACCTTTCTGTCTGTATCGGCTGCCAGTCCATTTCAGGGCCTAATTTAAAGTGCTggcttagggatgggtgagaaatttgattcagttctcatttcaagacgaatctatcaaatttgccctttccgaaacaatatgagaactgaaacacagccatccttctacatttgcacttattcttattttgcaatgcagttctctaaccaacaatgtttacaaaaatgcatatgttagggcaaagtgtgcataaaaatgaatatatgagtgaaaataacatacaaaaatgcattaagagaaattgcttgcaaaaatgtgtatatcagtcaaaactgcctataaatgtgtttattaggagaaatccacactaaaatctgaagaattttcatgaggatttttttaaattacaaattcctcagaaatgtggagaactgaatttaagattggaaaaatgagaaactgaaagaaccgaaattgacagatctttccatctctagtgcTGATATTTACATTTAATGCCCTAAATTTAAatggcttggggccaggatacccaTATTCATCTATCTGAACCCTACGATCATGtcttgaggcccttctctgttgGTTGGTGGGTGGCTGCTGAAGACAGACTTTCAGTAGTGGCACCCCatcatggaatgccctcccttgagAGGCTTGCCTCATACCCATattgaggccttttcagggttagGTGAccctcccaagcattttagaaaagtgttttagtgctttttagAACTTTTTGCTTAGCTATTTCTTCTGTCAgaggtttttattcttttttttaccatGTTACGCTTAGATGTAATAATTAGATTTcatatgtattattttatatttttgtttttcattttttaaaaaattgtaaatggCCCAGATAATTTCTGTTATTGGGTCTTATATATAACTGtagtaaataaaaatgaatgaatgaataacctTCCAGGGCCTTCTGCTAATGTCTGCTTTGAGTTTCCTTAAAATACTTTTTCTGGACTGGTGCTCTGAGTTGCCATTCTGATTTTCCACAATGTCCCCCAAAATTCTActtcaggggcattgtgggagccagtgtagttagagtattggactaggatcaGGGAGACCcttgttcaaatccccacttagccactgAAGCTCTCACTTAGTGAGCTTGGGCTAGTTatgctctctcagcctaacctacctcacggggttgttatgtgaggataaaattgaggtggatgggGATGGAACTATGTGTGCTACCTTCAGCTCtttagagaaaaagtgggataaaacATAACAAATACATGAAAAAGGAGGCTAGACTTTGccttctcactgctcagagaattattgttgctgctgctgctgctcaccacCAGAGCCCCAAACCAGAGTAGCCCAGTAGGGGGGCATTTTGCCCAAACCTGGAATCACCCCCACTCTCCCTGTTTGTTGGATGGAGAGCTGATCTTGGTTTCGGTGACTTTGAGCCCCAGCCTCTTGCCTCGCCATCAAAGCCTAGCTTGCTTGCACAGCCTCCTCTCTGTTTCCACTGGGTACATGACATGCCATCTTCCTTCTAGGCCCTCTGCCTATCTCTTCATTGGTGTGTTGCTTTAAGAGCAGGTGGCCTGGAGAGAATAACTGTCAAGGCACTTCACAGACCTCCCCCGCTCTGGCTGTAAGCTGcagtctaaatatatatatacacacacacacattggttgCCTCCAGCCTACAACTGCCTAAAAAAAATCCCACTCAGGGTAACTGTCTCCTCCCAGGGTCAAGGCAAGCTGTTCCCTAAGCATTCTTCCAACTCAAACTGGCTAACTGGATGTAAGAGAAGATAACAAGGTAAGAACCAGAGGCCGTCTGGTTGCGATttctggcagggcagaaggcacaACATGAGTTGAACTGAAACAGCCAAACTGGATTTGGGAAAGGGGCTGGTGGTATGGGACTGTCAAGTCAAGACTAGTATACAGGCCATTGATATGAGGCACAAGGAGGAGTCGTAATTATGAGCTCTTGCCTGCTTGGAAGCTAAACATCCAAGTTCTCTAGAGAATAAATACCAAGAAGGTCTATCAATGCCACACTGGTGAGCAACCTGTTACAGGGGTGAGGGCAGAAGAGAGATTTCCTGGACATCAAGAAGAAAGGGAACTGGTATACCAACTAGTTAAAATGAGAACATAACCACTAACATTGTTATTGGGATTTTAGAAATTATCAGTACTGTTTGACTACTCAACATACCATAGATAGCCATCCTACGATGCCTTTTTAGGTCAGAGCTGAGGACTTGGTAGAGCAGATTgagaaggcagggatgggaagaaaCTTACCCTCCCACCACCTAATTTTACCATTTATAAACTACACACTGCCTCCTTAATAAGAAAGGCAACTGAACTAAGGCTGAGAGTGCTTGCAGTACCGTTTTATTCCCAGAGATTTTATATGATTCTGTATTTCATGATTTCTGTGGAAGCTCATAAAACACAGGCTTTGACAACTATGCACACAGGAAGtctcagcttcaatccctggcatctccaggtagggctgggtaagactcctgtatgaaaccctgcagagctgagctagatagaccaatggtataaggtagtttcctagaTACTGAATTCAGAAGCCACCTGAGAATTTCAGTTATCATTCACACACACGGATCAACTACCACCATGAAGATGGGCTTGAAAGTGTGTAGATGAGGCTGATGAAGCCTTGGAAGCCAGAGTGGGCACCTAGAAGCATTTTCAGGGGGGTCACCTCTCTTTATAACtagaaaaagcaagaaaaattgCTCAAACTAATTTATAGAGAGCAgtgttggtccataagaaaaaacTCTAAAATCCACTGTTGGTAATTACCTTTATTAGGACTGACCAAAAAGTCACAAAAATGTGAAAGTTGCCTTCTGAGTTTTGGAGTAGGCCCTGTAAAGAAATGGGGTTTCTAAGCAGAGAGACTGGGTAGGGTCTATAGCTCATTTTTCATTCTATGAAGGGAAAATGTACAGAGGTACATTTGAGATGCTGACAACTTCTTGGGGGCGGGGGGATGGATCATCACAGATTTTGCCTGTGTTATCCCTGCAGGTTCCTTGTAGTTCGTAAGATCAGGACACCGATTATATTCACTTGTTTTTTGGGTAAGGGAATATACACCTAGCATGTTGAAGTTATTTGGACATGTCAGGTTCCAACAGCTTGCACTTCTTTCAAGAAGTACCATTGATCCAGAAATCTGGCTAAGGAAGGATATTTCACTTAAAGTTTTAGTTGAGGGGAAAGATTTCCTATCTGAAGCACAAGCTTTATTCCCTTCTTCATTGCTTTCTTATTAGGaccaggaaaagtttgttttccACTGAAGGCACCTAAGACAATTTCTCACAACAGAAGTAGAACGTTCTACAGAACACCAGTATGGTGAGGAACATTGATGACTTTGAGTTTTGCCTTCCATCTCATCCTCAGTCTATTCTGGAAGGACTTCAGGCCCTTCGCTCCAATCCAAAACTCTCAGATGTCACCTTGATTGTTGGAGGACATGAATTCCACTGCCACCGCAGTATCCTGGCTCTCTGCAGCCACTATTTCAATGCCATGTTCGCTGGTGATTTTGTGGAAAGCTTTTCAGCCCATGTAGAAATCAAAGAGGTGGATCCTGTCATTATGGAGTCCTTGATAAACTTTGCTTACACAGGGAAAGTGACCATCAACCAAGGGAATGTGGAAGCCTTAATTCGAACATCCAACCAACTCCACTTCCCTGTCCTCCGGAAAGTCTGCAGTCggtacctcaggcagcagatggatGCAACCAACTGTCTGGGCATTTGTGAGTTTGGGGAGATGCATGGCTGCCCAGAGGTGTCATCCAAGGCCTGGTCATTTCTGCAGGAGAATTTTGAACTTGTGTCTCAGCAAGAGGAGTTCCTCCAGCTATCCAAAGAGAGGCTGGTTACCTACCTGTCCAACAACTTGCTCCAAATACAAGAAGAACAGAGCCTAGTTGAGGCTGTGCTGAGGTGGGTGAAGTATGAAAAGTCTGCTAGAGCAATGCACCTTCCAGAGCTCCTTGACTTAGTGCATCTGGTCTCATTGCCAGATCAATACCTGCAGAACCTCTTGTCATCAGAACCACTGATCCAGGAATCGGAGGCTTGCAAGACCATCATCACGAGGCATCGTAGCACGGTCAGTTCTTGGAAGCACCTCAGAACCCTGATTCACTTTCAGCCCCAAAGCTAGAAAAAGTATGATGTGATTCAATAGCTATAGGTGTACTTAAATGGAGTTCTTAGATTCTATGTCTTTTCTTCTTGGTATGCCACCTTCTTATTCAAGATAAACTTTATTATTAGTTAGCTATGGACTGTTACCTTTGATGACTGATGGAATAGTTCCTGTCCTTTCCCTGatagctcttcctcctcctcctctcctcacccTCACAACCATCACTAAGGCCATTGACTGAGGAGGGGCAAGGATTGGGAGGGACAGGATCTGGGTTCCATTTCTCCAAAGTGAATAGCCCTCAGGCTCTGAGGAGCAGATAAAAAATGAGATACTGTATTTATGGTAGAGGTGGGGAAAGTGGcctcttttcctcctcttcctctcttctctctctctctccctctcccaaacCCAGCTCCTATTGTTGTTTTATTAATTGGGGAACTGTCACAGACATTCTGAACCTCCCACACAACCCTGGAAATGTCTTCAGGAGAGGAAAGGCatttttccttcccccctcccggGTCAGTGAGATATGTAGGTGGCAGATTTTGCCCCACAACAACATCGGACTTATTTCCCCATTGGAGTGATTAACAGTCATGGCATTGTAGAAAAAATGAGTTGGAAGGGACAtcaaaggtcatctagcccaaTCCCTTCTGCAGAAAATCTGCTGCTGCAGCATCCCTAATAGGTGGCCATCCAGTCTTTGCTTTAAAATTTCTAAGGAGGATCCATCACCTTCTCACACTGTCTATTCTGTTCTGTTCCACTTTTGAACTGCTTGTACAATGGGCAAATTCTTCCTAATTTTTTAGTCtagctcaggaatgatgggaactgtaggccagcaacatctgggtaccCAAGGTTGGGAATGGCTGGTCTAGATcatttttcttgtaatttgaattttcttgtaatttgaaagTAATATAATGTATTCAGGGTCAGACTACTAGAAATCATGTGAaagtccccccttttttctttgcccAAAGCAACTGTGAAAAGCTGCAATCAGAAGCACAAGCAGAAGATCTTCTGTGGAGTGAGGAGGGGCCACTTAAATTAATACTCGCCGTTTTTTCCTATTGTAAACAGCatctccctcaccccacccccccgAGCCAAAAGGCAGCTTGAGAGGATTTTCATAGGAAGAGTTAATCCACCCACTCCCATATTCTGCTGCAGACTGGAGCTTCCCTATCTGCTTtgggtaaaataaataaacaaatgtttacATGACTGGCCCTCAGGAGTAGCACTGGGATTAAGACTACATCTGCTCTGTTATGAGCCCAAACACAGGCAGTTACATCAAGTGGGGCACAAGAACCAGTGAAGATTATTATTGCCTAGACAAAATCCCAGTCTCAACAGGAAGCATTTATAGCCAAGCTTTCTCTGGTAAGGAGAGCCAATAACCACCCTAGGTGGGTGGATTCACTCCACTGCCCAGAAAACCTTTGCTGCATAAGGAATTTTTTTGACCTGTAGCCTTGACGGTTCACCACATAGGGCAGCTGTGAGGAGAGGCCCATGCATTTGTTGTAGCCCCACAACTCCTCCTGATACGTCTTGCCACTGGTGAACCCAGGGTCTGGAGCAAGAAGCAGTTTTTGCCCATGCTTAGCTGCATCCAGGGCACCTGGTACCCTTCAGCACCTGGCACCCTTGGACAGCTGCTGGGGTCCCAACTTCTAGTGGCTagaacaatacatttaaaatgcttTTACCTGGTACTGCGGTCACTTTGAATTAGGGCTTTGGGTCACATATCCCTCCATTAATTCAGACAGGCCCATCTAAGTTAACTATCCTTTGGGGAATCTAGCCATTATATTTTAAGAAAAATGCCTTGATCTGGCATTTGTAGTGATGCATCCCAGAGGAATATTTGGGAATTTTGCTGTACTGAATTCTGTCATACAAGGTCATTTGGAGAGAGGGGCAAAGGTGGAGGGCTTTCAGTGTCGCAACAAATCAGAGGCTCTCAGTTTCATGACAttgttcttttttcttgtttAAGGTGGAGAACAGGCCATTTGTCCAGCAGAGATTGAAGGCCCTACCACAAAAGCTTGAGgaggtgctggtggtggtgggaggcagGGCTCTGGAAGAGAATGAAGAAGATGGACAGCAACCACCACCAATTGCCAGGAATTTTGCCTTTTATAACACTAAGACTAGTAAGTTCCTGGCCCCCAAATGATCCCTCCAGCTCAGAACATCTTTAAGTTAAGAAGCAACCAGGGTTGTCATGCTAGGCACTGCAATGTGTACTGGTGTAGCATTTAGAGATAGGGGAAATAAAATCTTCACCTTGATACTTGTTGGCATCATCTTTATAAGTTGCCCTTTACAGGCTGATACTTTTCTCACTGATGGAGCCACTCTGCAATGTATTGGAAAAATAAATGTTTCCAGACTTTGTTGTGATTCAAGAAAAAGATGATATCCGAATCCCTTGGAAACAAGGCAGAAAACTAAAAGAACCAGATTTTTTAAATCACTTTTTAATTGAGTTTTCCAGCATTTTTGTTACAAAGTGCATAGCTGCAGATACAGCTGCAAGGCTCTATATGGaactacaataaaataataataaaaaaaccaacCACCTTATTGTGCTGTACATCCAAAGAGAGTTCACCTTGACCCACATTATTTTAAAGTTACTTCTAttgcatttgataccattggcaCTGGCAACTGTGTCTACAGGACAGTCAAGAATGGAGGACAGGCCTACAGCCAGAAATATTGCAGTGACATTGTAAGGGGCAGGGAATCATTGCAGAATAGCCAGATTGTAAGTACAAAGGGCCTAATATGCTTATTAATagtatttaattgtatttgatataaatataaaatatttttgtaacatttaaaGTAAGTGTCTAGCCCAGGAATAGCCAAATTGGTGCCCTAcaagtgttgttggacttcagctcccatcagccccagcaaactcagccaatggtcagggatgatggaagctgtagtccaatatcATCAGGAAGGctccacgttggctaccccagtTTACATATAGGAGTTCGCCAGTTATCTCAGTGATTTTGTATACATTAGTCCAGTTGTTTCAGTTCTTGGTGAGcaattgggtagaatattgcctgcaccgTTGTCCTTATAACTCCACAAGCAAAACagacaagatttttaaaaagataaaaattcaGGGCAAGTCCTCCTGGAATCTCTTGAAGCCCCCCTCCATGAGCCCCCCATGGCTCCGCATAGCTCTTCGTTTtctcttcctttatggaattccACTGGAATCAACAATAAAACTTCTCTCACCCTCTACAGTGTTGGCCCACTGTTATTAACTATTTTATTGTTATAACTGATTATCCACTTATTAGATATGCCCTTATCTTGTGGCTGTTCAGTAAgtgaaaatgaatgaaaaatgttTACCATTTAGACCTGCCATATCAGAACACCTTATAATATCCAAACCCTCGTCATGTAGCAGAAACACTAGTGTGGGTAGAAGCAACCAGACCTTGGACTTCAATCTAGAATTATTCAGCCGCTGGCAAACAGAGTATTTCAAAATGATGTAATGCTCTGTGTTCCTTTGGCGTTTGTGACTGCTGAGCAGCTGCAATCATTTCAGGCTGATGTTGACATCAGAAACTGTCAGGCTGTCCTGCAAACATGCTGCATTGGGTAGAAAAACTAATTTGGAAAAGAGGACCTTTTTCATCTTTGGCATTATCTGGGCAATGCAATTGGAGTGTATTTTGACAACATTGTGAACATAGAAACAGTTAACGACCATAGATAATTACCTTCAAACAAATGTGGGTTTTAATGGAAGGGTGAATGTTCCAATATGAAAATGCTCCATTTCCTCATTACCCCCACCTCTATGAAAAAGAAGTGCATTTGCTCGCTATCATTATCACTGGTCATGGTCTGGATTGAGGGTAGCACTATGATGTAGTGGACACTACAGGGGGCATCTGTGAGGTCTTCTTCATCTGTGAGTAGAGTAGCTTATGAAGAAGTAATGACATCTGTATTTCTGAGGGTGCATGAGAAGATAGAATGGGTGCCCAGGAATCCTGGGGCCCATCTTTCCAAGGGGCAGGTAAAGgggaaaagaagagcagttcttACTACCTTACTAATCCACAAACCAGCAAAAAGGTATTGCTGTGGGGTTTTGCTCTTCTCCTTCACAACATACCTGAGAGAAGAAGGAAGGGGCTAGAGCATAGGTGGTCGACCTGCACCAAGGGTCCCACAAGTAGCACAGGCAGCAGGAGATTGCACAGGCCAAGACAGGATCAGGAGGTCAGAACTGGTCCTGTGTGCCTCTCCAGTATTATATTGCTATCTGTGCCATTTGGGGAACTCCT comes from the Rhineura floridana isolate rRhiFlo1 chromosome 7, rRhiFlo1.hap2, whole genome shotgun sequence genome and includes:
- the KLHL30 gene encoding kelch-like protein 30 isoform X4, with amino-acid sequence MVRNIDDFEFCLPSHPQSILEGLQALRSNPKLSDVTLIVGGHEFHCHRSILALCSHYFNAMFAGDFVESFSAHVEIKEVDPVIMESLINFAYTGKVTINQGNVEALIRTSNQLHFPVLRKVCSRYLRQQMDATNCLGICEFGEMHGCPEVSSKAWSFLQENFELVSQQEEFLQLSKERLVTYLSNNLLQIQEEQSLVEAVLRWVKYEKSARAMHLPELLDLVHLVSLPDQYLQNLLSSEPLIQESEACKTIITRHRSTVENRPFVQQRLKALPQKLEEVLVVVGGRALEENEEDGQQPPPIARNFAFYNTKTKKWIALPDFPDYNKWGFSMIALNNDVYITGGSRGSQNDTWSTTQSWCFCLKNSYWKSIAPMLKPRTNHANAVLNGEIYAIGGTTVDFVEVECYDPYNDSWCFVSPAPKYVSNFATSGCLGKLYIIGSCAVKYNALTLQCYNPAIEPYPVAADVGLGCSLGFPTLHVTASYQDWERQGNWELGMVWCSSEANPALPTLCPHCDVWSVIASPFIPKYLSAPRCASLHGVIYLIGDNTKKVYVYDPEVNIWQKVGTTASYPP
- the KLHL30 gene encoding kelch-like protein 30 isoform X5; the encoded protein is MVRNIDDFEFCLPSHPQSILEGLQALRSNPKLSDVTLIVGGHEFHCHRSILALCSHYFNAMFAGDFVESFSAHVEIKEVDPVIMESLINFAYTGKVTINQGNVEALIRTSNQLHFPVLRKVCSRYLRQQMDATNCLGICEFGEMHGCPEVSSKAWSFLQENFELVSQQEEFLQLSKERLVTYLSNNLLQIQEEQSLVEAVLRWVKYEKSARAMHLPELLDLVHLVSLPDQYLQNLLSSEPLIQESEACKTIITRHRSTVENRPFVQQRLKALPQKLEEVLVVVGGRALEENEEDGQQPPPIARNFAFYNTKTKKWIALPDFPDYNKWGFSMIALNNDVYITGGSRGSQNDTWSTTQSWCFCLKNSYWKSIAPMLKPRTNHANAVLNGEIYAIGGTTVDFVEVECYDPYNDSWCFVSPAPKYVSNFATSGCLGKLYIIGSCAVKYNALTLQCYNPAIEPYPVAADVGLGCSLGFPTLHVTASYQDWERQGNWELGMVWCSSEANPALPTLCPHCDVWSVIASPFIPKYLSAPRCASLHGVIYLIGDNTKKVYVYDPEVNIWQKSSSRK
- the KLHL30 gene encoding kelch-like protein 30 isoform X3; its protein translation is MVRNIDDFEFCLPSHPQSILEGLQALRSNPKLSDVTLIVGGHEFHCHRSILALCSHYFNAMFAGDFVESFSAHVEIKEVDPVIMESLINFAYTGKVTINQGNVEALIRTSNQLHFPVLRKVCSRYLRQQMDATNCLGICEFGEMHGCPEVSSKAWSFLQENFELVSQQEEFLQLSKERLVTYLSNNLLQIQEEQSLVEAVLRWVKYEKSARAMHLPELLDLVHLVSLPDQYLQNLLSSEPLIQESEACKTIITRHRSTVENRPFVQQRLKALPQKLEEVLVVVGGRALEENEEDGQQPPPIARNFAFYNTKTKKWIALPDFPDYNKWGFSMIALNNDVYITGGSRGSQNDTWSTTQSWCFCLKNSYWKSIAPMLKPRTNHANAVLNGEIYAIGGTTVDFVEVECYDPYNDSWCFVSPAPKYVSNFATSGCLGKLYIIGSCAVKYNALTLQCYNPAIEPYPVAADVGLGCSLGFPTLHVTASYQDWERQGNWELGMVWCSSEANPALPTLCPHCDVWSVIASPFIPKYLSAPRCASLHGVIYLIGDNTKKVYVYDPEVNIWQKDILCLTCVELLVRLNLIYQKVQY
- the KLHL30 gene encoding kelch-like protein 30 isoform X2, coding for MVRNIDDFEFCLPSHPQSILEGLQALRSNPKLSDVTLIVGGHEFHCHRSILALCSHYFNAMFAGDFVESFSAHVEIKEVDPVIMESLINFAYTGKVTINQGNVEALIRTSNQLHFPVLRKVCSRYLRQQMDATNCLGICEFGEMHGCPEVSSKAWSFLQENFELVSQQEEFLQLSKERLVTYLSNNLLQIQEEQSLVEAVLRWVKYEKSARAMHLPELLDLVHLVSLPDQYLQNLLSSEPLIQESEACKTIITRHRSTVENRPFVQQRLKALPQKLEEVLVVVGGRALEENEEDGQQPPPIARNFAFYNTKTKKWIALPDFPDYNKWGFSMIALNNDVYITGGSRGSQNDTWSTTQSWCFCLKNSYWKSIAPMLKPRTNHANAVLNGEIYAIGGTTVDFVEVECYDPYNDSWCFVSPAPKYVSNFATSGCLGKLYIIGSCAVKYNALTLQCYNPAIDVWSVIASPFIPKYLSAPRCASLHGVIYLIGDNTKKVYVYDPEVNIWQKVQQLHTLHENGGMVPLGGKLFVTGGYWKGMDGDYQVEMEMYDCAKDAWSKEGALPCLWLYHSSSSIFMDTSKWREPFLGNHL